A window from Mangifera indica cultivar Alphonso chromosome 2, CATAS_Mindica_2.1, whole genome shotgun sequence encodes these proteins:
- the LOC123201464 gene encoding uncharacterized protein LOC123201464 isoform X1 — protein sequence MNHQNSFLILLSIALTFLIIKLDASEPSIYDRLKSNGLPMGLFPKGITDYYVDPASGFFQINLTQPCHAKFENQLHYDFNVSGQLSVGKIGELSGVMQQELFLWFPVKGIRVDVPSSGLIYFDVGVVHKQFSLSLFENPRDCTAVDPDDHHDDDNDHGAKDNNMSLGSEGRLGDKLNAVL from the exons ATGAATCACCAAAATTCATTTCTAATTCTCCTCTCAATCGCCCTCACTTTTCTCATCATCAAGCTCGACGCATCGGAACCATCCATATACGACCGCCTGAAATCCAACGGTCTTCCTATGGGCCTTTTCCCCAAGGGCATCACTGATTATTACGTGGACCCTGCTTCGGGCTTCTTTCAAATCAACTTGACTCAGCCCTGTCACGCCAAGTTCGAGAATCAACTCCACTACGATTTTAATGTGTCGGGGCAGTTGAGTGTTGGGAAGATCGGAGAATTATCAGGTGTGATGCAGCAAGAACTGTTTTTGTGGTTCCCCGTCAAGGGGATACGTGTCGATGTCCCGAGCTCTGGGTTAATTTACTTCGATGTTGGGGTTGTTCACAAGCAGTTCTCGCTTTCGTTGTTTGAGAATCCGCGTGATTGTACGGCCGTTGATCCTGATGATCATCACGATGATGATAATGATCACGGTGCTAAG GATAATAACATGAGTCTTGGGTCTGAAGGTCGATTGGGAGACAAACTAAATGCGGTTTTGTAG
- the LOC123201464 gene encoding uncharacterized protein LOC123201464 isoform X2, with translation MNHQNSFLILLSIALTFLIIKLDASEPSIYDRLKSNGLPMGLFPKGITDYYVDPASGFFQINLTQPCHAKFENQLHYDFNVSGQLSVGKIGELSGVMQQELFLWFPVKGIRVDVPSSGLIYFDVGVVHKQFSLSLFENPRDCTAVDPDDHHDDDNDHGAKVG, from the exons ATGAATCACCAAAATTCATTTCTAATTCTCCTCTCAATCGCCCTCACTTTTCTCATCATCAAGCTCGACGCATCGGAACCATCCATATACGACCGCCTGAAATCCAACGGTCTTCCTATGGGCCTTTTCCCCAAGGGCATCACTGATTATTACGTGGACCCTGCTTCGGGCTTCTTTCAAATCAACTTGACTCAGCCCTGTCACGCCAAGTTCGAGAATCAACTCCACTACGATTTTAATGTGTCGGGGCAGTTGAGTGTTGGGAAGATCGGAGAATTATCAGGTGTGATGCAGCAAGAACTGTTTTTGTGGTTCCCCGTCAAGGGGATACGTGTCGATGTCCCGAGCTCTGGGTTAATTTACTTCGATGTTGGGGTTGTTCACAAGCAGTTCTCGCTTTCGTTGTTTGAGAATCCGCGTGATTGTACGGCCGTTGATCCTGATGATCATCACGATGATGATAATGATCACGGTGCTAAGGTTG GATAA
- the LOC123208452 gene encoding uncharacterized protein LOC123208452, with translation MFEHSQLVGGTWPWAYPALCFSCGYFAYDQWDMLHYRLYSGLIPSILVHHLLLLVCFTLALYRNITINYLILTLICELPVMYYTDDELIMSIQLHPIFLHVRKVRQMAGIRDAKSRIVRVEWILNWTMFVLARFASHVLITVKLIKDASKFEKGIELPLALFGMFGMNLLNFFLAIDLFKAFRKRKHQHR, from the exons ATGTTTGAGCACTCACAGTTGGTTGGTGGTACTTGGCCGTGGGCATACCCAGCTTTATGCTTCTCATGTGGTTACTTTGCATATGATCAGTGGGATATGCTGCACTACCGGTTATACAGTGGATTGATTCCTTCCATCCTTGTGCATCATCTGTTGCTATTGGTTTGCTTCACTCTTGCTTTATACCGAAATATTACTATCAACTACCTTATTCTTACTCTCATTTGTGAG CTGCCAGTTATGTATTACACTGATGATGAACTCATTATGTCTATACAGCTACATCCCATATTTTTACATGTGAGGAAAGTAAGACAGATGGCTGGGATTCGTGATGCCAAGAGTAGAATTGTTAGAGTGGAGTGGATTCTCAATTGGACCATGTTTGTTCTTGCGAGGTTTGCATCTCATGTTCTGATCACTGTCAAGCTGATTAAAGATGCTTCCAAGTTTGAAAAGGGCATTGAGTTGCCACTTGCTTTGTTTGGGATGTTTGGCATGAACTTGcttaattttttccttgccaTTGATCTCTTCAAGGCATTCAGGAAGAGAAAACACCAGCACAGATGA